Proteins from a single region of Streptomyces spinoverrucosus:
- a CDS encoding ScbA/BarX family gamma-butyrolactone biosynthesis protein has protein sequence MPQLRQLAEIPTLTATVPRQLVHRAAVAETFLTGWRQTEADRFAVTAQWPRAHGLHVSPDRSAYEPLLVVETVRQSGTLIAHTEYDVPLGHHFVLQEFEVDTFPEHLAVGPVPAEPVVDVHFTEVRHRAGRPAGARYTAEVLLDGARVATARVAFTCVAESVYRRLRGGRTPATVSAPPTPPGLPPEVVGRALPADVVLAPGDRDDRWRLRINTAHAVFFDHPLDHAPGMLLLESARQAARARAPEAGTPASFRSVFHRYAELDEPIWIEASDEGHAGIRVVATQGESAVFECLVGRAEE, from the coding sequence ATGCCTCAACTGCGGCAACTTGCTGAAATCCCGACCCTGACGGCGACTGTTCCCCGGCAGCTCGTGCATCGCGCGGCCGTCGCCGAGACCTTCCTCACCGGCTGGAGACAGACGGAAGCCGACCGCTTCGCCGTCACCGCCCAATGGCCCCGAGCCCATGGGTTACACGTGTCGCCCGACCGCTCCGCGTACGAGCCGCTGCTCGTCGTGGAAACCGTGCGCCAGAGCGGAACCCTGATCGCGCACACCGAGTACGACGTGCCCCTGGGCCACCACTTCGTGCTCCAGGAATTCGAAGTCGACACGTTTCCCGAGCACTTGGCCGTCGGCCCGGTACCCGCCGAGCCGGTCGTCGACGTCCACTTCACCGAGGTGCGCCACCGGGCCGGCCGCCCCGCCGGAGCCCGCTACACCGCCGAAGTGCTGCTCGACGGTGCCCGCGTGGCGACCGCCCGGGTCGCCTTCACCTGCGTCGCCGAGTCCGTCTACCGCAGGCTGCGCGGCGGCCGCACCCCGGCCACCGTCTCCGCCCCGCCGACGCCGCCCGGACTGCCGCCCGAGGTCGTGGGCCGCGCCCTGCCGGCGGACGTCGTCCTGGCGCCGGGTGACCGGGACGACCGCTGGCGCCTGAGAATTAATACCGCGCATGCTGTTTTCTTTGACCATCCGCTCGATCACGCCCCAGGGATGCTCCTGCTGGAGTCCGCCCGCCAGGCGGCCCGGGCCCGGGCACCCGAGGCCGGGACGCCCGCATCCTTCCGGTCGGTCTTCCATCGCTACGCGGAACTGGACGAACCCATATGGATCGAAGCATCGGACGAGGGTCACGCAGGCATACGAGTCGTGGCCACACAGGGGGAGTCGGCCGTCTTCGAGTGCCTGGTCGGCCGGGCCGAGGAGTGA
- a CDS encoding ScbR family autoregulator-binding transcription factor has product MARQLRAEQTRATIITAAADLFDRHGYESTSLSDIVEHAQVTKGALYFHFAAKEDLAHAIMEIQSQAARRLAREVDDRKCSSLEGMMRITFGLVRLTVEGPVARAGLRLATGGVGVRPPLPHPFTEWLDIFSRKLLGAVKESDIHPDVDIDAVTHSLLSFFVGIRVTGRTLEPVPRLPRRLAEMWYVLIRGLVPVTRRPRYLGLATQLEREIRTV; this is encoded by the coding sequence ATGGCGAGGCAGTTACGAGCCGAGCAGACCCGCGCCACGATCATCACGGCCGCCGCCGACCTGTTCGACCGTCACGGCTACGAGTCGACCAGCCTGAGTGACATCGTCGAGCACGCCCAAGTCACCAAGGGCGCCCTGTACTTCCACTTCGCGGCCAAGGAGGACCTGGCGCACGCCATCATGGAGATCCAGTCGCAGGCCGCACGGCGGCTGGCCCGTGAGGTGGACGACCGGAAGTGCTCATCACTCGAAGGGATGATGCGCATCACGTTCGGCCTCGTGCGGCTCACCGTGGAGGGGCCGGTGGCCCGCGCCGGACTCCGGCTCGCCACCGGCGGAGTCGGGGTGCGGCCGCCGCTGCCGCACCCCTTCACGGAGTGGCTCGACATCTTCTCCAGAAAACTCCTCGGCGCCGTCAAGGAGTCCGACATCCACCCGGACGTCGACATCGACGCCGTCACCCACTCCCTCCTCAGTTTCTTCGTCGGGATACGCGTGACGGGCCGCACCCTCGAACCCGTCCCGCGGCTGCCCCGCCGGCTCGCCGAGATGTGGTACGTCCTCATCCGCGGCCTGGTCCCGGTGACCCGGCGCCCGCGGTATCTCGGCCTCGCCACGCAGCTGGAACGGGAGATCAGAACCGTCTGA
- a CDS encoding ABC transporter substrate-binding protein — protein MTSTVKSTWSSTRQRGAAAVALAVAATLVAGCGSSSDDTADNPLAEGTSDGKTVVVGSNNFPESILLADIYGEALKAKGIEVEYKPNIGSRETTYGLMKNGTVTVLPEYNGSLLAYLAPDTEQKSTESVNAAVKAKLDSKLTLLESAPAEDKDSVSLNAETAKKYNLTAQSTLADLKDIAPELVIGGSPEFQTRHQGLIGLEKEYGLKFKSFKALDAGGPLTQAALTKNTVQAADIFTTDPTITKEKFVVLKDPKNLFGFANVTPLVYKDGLPQEGIDALNAVSAKLDTKTLLDLDTQVQLENKDPLDVAKAWLASVGLN, from the coding sequence GTGACTTCAACCGTGAAGAGCACCTGGTCCAGTACGAGACAGCGCGGCGCGGCCGCCGTCGCCCTGGCCGTCGCGGCGACGCTGGTCGCCGGTTGCGGCTCGTCCTCCGACGACACGGCCGACAACCCGCTCGCGGAGGGCACGTCGGACGGCAAGACCGTCGTCGTCGGCTCCAACAACTTCCCCGAGAGCATCCTGCTCGCCGACATCTACGGCGAGGCCCTGAAGGCCAAGGGCATCGAGGTCGAGTACAAGCCCAACATCGGCAGCCGTGAGACCACCTACGGCCTGATGAAGAACGGCACGGTCACCGTGCTGCCCGAGTACAACGGCTCGCTGCTGGCCTACCTCGCCCCCGACACCGAGCAGAAGTCGACCGAGTCCGTGAACGCGGCCGTCAAGGCCAAGCTGGACTCCAAGCTGACGCTGCTGGAGTCGGCGCCGGCCGAGGACAAGGACTCGGTGTCCCTCAACGCCGAGACCGCGAAGAAGTACAACCTCACCGCCCAGTCCACCCTCGCCGACCTCAAGGACATCGCGCCCGAGCTGGTCATCGGCGGCTCGCCGGAGTTCCAGACCCGGCACCAGGGGCTGATCGGGCTGGAGAAGGAGTACGGCCTGAAGTTCAAGTCCTTCAAGGCCCTCGACGCCGGTGGCCCGCTGACCCAGGCGGCGCTGACGAAGAACACCGTGCAGGCCGCGGACATCTTCACCACCGACCCGACCATCACCAAGGAGAAGTTCGTCGTCCTCAAGGACCCGAAGAACCTCTTCGGCTTCGCGAACGTGACCCCGCTGGTGTACAAGGACGGCCTGCCCCAGGAGGGCATCGACGCCCTCAACGCGGTCTCCGCCAAGCTCGACACCAAGACGCTGCTCGACCTGGACACCCAGGTGCAGCTGGAGAACAAGGACCCGCTGGACGTGGCGAAGGCCTGGCTGGCGTCGGTCGGCCTGAACTGA
- a CDS encoding ScbR family autoregulator-binding transcription factor: MAKQERAIRTRRAILEAAGAVFDEHGYTSTTIAMVLERAEVTKGALYFHFPSKESLAQAVLDEQVPFGAIPSQPCKLQEIIDITFVVGQRLLSNALLRGSMRLAVDQCAPPGVDHTGPFRQWADHLTPLLEQACAQGELLPTVDPRETVELLVGAFTGIQLMSRALTGRDDLGRRLSVLWSHVLPSIAVPGLLLGLDSRADRGARVLASLDSRVA, from the coding sequence ATGGCGAAACAGGAGCGCGCCATCAGGACACGCAGGGCGATCCTGGAAGCCGCCGGCGCGGTCTTCGACGAACACGGTTACACGTCCACCACCATCGCCATGGTGCTGGAGCGGGCCGAAGTCACCAAGGGCGCGCTGTACTTCCACTTCCCGTCCAAGGAGTCCCTCGCCCAGGCGGTGCTCGACGAGCAGGTGCCCTTCGGTGCGATTCCCTCCCAGCCGTGCAAGTTGCAGGAGATCATCGACATCACCTTCGTCGTCGGCCAGCGGCTGCTGAGCAACGCCCTGCTCCGGGGGAGTATGCGACTGGCGGTGGACCAGTGCGCGCCGCCGGGAGTGGATCACACCGGGCCGTTCCGGCAGTGGGCCGACCATCTGACACCGCTGCTGGAACAGGCGTGCGCGCAGGGGGAGTTGCTGCCGACGGTGGATCCGCGGGAGACGGTGGAGCTGCTGGTCGGTGCGTTCACCGGCATACAGCTGATGTCGCGGGCCCTGACCGGGCGGGACGATCTGGGGCGACGTCTGTCGGTGCTGTGGTCCCACGTGCTGCCGAGTATCGCGGTGCCCGGCCTGCTGCTCGGGCTGGACAGCCGGGCGGACCGGGGGGCGCGGGTGCTGGCGTCGCTGGACAGCCGCGTGGCGTAG
- a CDS encoding S8 family peptidase, translating to MRTSPANRRKLISVAAVSAALLTAAAPVAAAQDPSPGAAAVPTAQTEAAPGTPAERLIVGYKSGAAEARSNKSAEADAAAKGEKTGEDLDFQRRLGTGAALVDLGENLTKSDVADVVAEYQADPQVAYVVPDRLNTPQADPNDTDYAKQWDLFESTAGMNVPAAWPTSTGSGVTVAVIDTGYVAHSDLAANIVGGYDFIADTAVSVDGNGRDSNPADPGDWYNANECGSGIPASNSSWHGTHVAGTIAAATNNSKGMAGIAYGAKISPVRVLGKCGGYDSDIIDAITWASGGTVSGVPANSNVAKVINMSLGGDGACTSATQNAINAAVNRGTTVVVAAGNDNDNVANHSPGNCNNVISVAATNRSGAKASYSNYGSLVDISAPGGQTSTGTANGIYSTLNSGTKTPSTESYAYYQGTSMATPHIAGLAALMKSAKPSLTPAQIESAIKSNARALPGACSGGCGAGLADAAKTVQAVAGGTSTGTTFSSSSAVSIPDAGSAVESPITVSGRSGNAPSALQVAVDITHTFRGDLVIDLVAPDGSTYRLKSSSSSDSADNVNTTYSVNASSETANGTWKLRVQDVAAQDTGRINSWSLTF from the coding sequence TTGCGAACCTCCCCTGCCAACAGACGCAAGCTGATATCCGTCGCCGCCGTCTCCGCGGCGCTGCTCACCGCCGCCGCCCCGGTCGCCGCGGCCCAGGACCCCTCGCCCGGCGCAGCCGCCGTCCCCACCGCCCAGACCGAGGCCGCCCCCGGCACCCCCGCCGAACGCCTCATCGTCGGCTACAAGTCCGGCGCCGCCGAGGCCAGGTCCAACAAGTCCGCCGAGGCCGACGCGGCGGCCAAGGGCGAGAAGACCGGCGAGGACCTCGACTTCCAGCGCCGCCTCGGCACCGGCGCCGCCCTGGTCGACCTGGGCGAGAACCTCACGAAGTCGGACGTCGCCGACGTCGTCGCCGAGTACCAGGCGGACCCGCAGGTCGCCTACGTCGTACCGGACCGCCTCAACACCCCGCAGGCCGACCCGAACGACACCGACTACGCCAAGCAGTGGGACCTGTTCGAGTCCACCGCCGGCATGAACGTGCCGGCCGCCTGGCCGACCTCCACCGGCAGCGGTGTGACGGTCGCCGTCATCGACACCGGCTACGTCGCCCACTCCGACCTCGCCGCGAACATCGTCGGCGGCTACGACTTCATCGCCGACACCGCCGTCTCCGTCGACGGCAACGGCCGCGACAGCAACCCGGCCGACCCGGGCGACTGGTACAACGCCAACGAGTGCGGTTCCGGCATCCCGGCCAGCAACTCCTCCTGGCACGGCACCCACGTCGCCGGCACCATCGCCGCCGCCACCAACAACAGCAAGGGCATGGCGGGCATCGCCTACGGCGCCAAGATCTCCCCGGTGCGGGTGCTCGGCAAGTGCGGCGGCTACGACTCCGACATCATCGACGCCATCACCTGGGCGTCCGGCGGCACCGTCTCCGGCGTCCCCGCCAACTCGAACGTGGCCAAGGTCATCAACATGAGCCTCGGCGGCGACGGCGCCTGCACCAGCGCCACCCAGAACGCCATCAACGCGGCCGTGAACCGGGGTACCACCGTCGTCGTGGCCGCGGGCAACGACAACGACAACGTGGCGAACCACTCGCCGGGCAACTGCAACAACGTCATCTCGGTCGCCGCCACCAACCGCTCCGGCGCCAAGGCGTCCTACTCCAACTACGGCTCCCTGGTGGACATCTCGGCCCCCGGCGGCCAGACCAGCACCGGCACCGCCAACGGCATCTACTCCACGCTGAACTCCGGCACCAAGACGCCGTCCACCGAGTCGTACGCCTACTACCAGGGCACCAGCATGGCCACCCCGCACATCGCCGGCCTCGCCGCGCTGATGAAGTCGGCCAAGCCGTCGCTGACCCCGGCCCAGATCGAGTCGGCGATCAAGTCCAACGCCCGAGCGCTGCCCGGCGCCTGCTCCGGCGGCTGCGGCGCGGGCCTGGCGGACGCCGCGAAGACGGTCCAGGCCGTGGCCGGTGGTACGTCCACCGGTACGACGTTCTCCAGCAGCTCCGCCGTCTCGATCCCGGACGCCGGTTCGGCCGTCGAGTCGCCGATCACCGTCAGCGGCCGCAGCGGAAACGCGCCCTCGGCCCTCCAGGTCGCGGTCGACATCACCCACACCTTCCGCGGTGACCTGGTCATCGACCTGGTCGCGCCGGACGGCTCCACGTACCGCCTGAAGTCCTCCAGCAGCTCGGACTCCGCGGACAACGTCAACACCACCTACTCGGTGAACGCCTCCAGCGAGACCGCCAACGGCACCTGGAAGCTGCGGGTGCAGGATGTCGCCGCGCAGGACACGGGCCGGATCAACAGCTGGAGCCTGACGTTCTGA